A DNA window from Zingiber officinale cultivar Zhangliang chromosome 3A, Zo_v1.1, whole genome shotgun sequence contains the following coding sequences:
- the LOC122051053 gene encoding protein TIME FOR COFFEE-like isoform X2: MERHREARKGTMAAAATNGSGGGSSRKRQRNSSSSSFRDSPEEDGRMEISETSTRLRDRGTKKDRDRDRSSRSRRRRGERLLHGSNRDEGDESSEESMDQDDENEDEEDVSVPARLPPSSPPMPISAAASSPQENHQHQQLPRKSFLPKAVKWKADEMIGVPVPRKARSASTKRAHEPPVTGGGGAGAGAGGGEHITRQASGSPSRLSPAPTAQLSPSSSNGSLRKKMKPTNEAKHWPKFSKSASLCQDEIEIEIAEVLFGMTRQFDTLAKQDGHKMDSRDIDGGSGTEAKSRVSSPSSLSPSPAAYASALPSSISCFNSASLPTIAPKQKRPRPVKFGEESPTSPVVLHNISSLSAPAPKVGYENPEGLSPRSGSNSATPTVKTGGAPVDISVSQDGLFDGQQQESAKAEKSKIQDLLPSTGGSIKGDRVENREELVLSPRVDVDVSLCETTAKKIPPQRIKEEKFKFDLMVLPGKLSPEGNDFNVLDSDHKLQGLDIEMAPELSKDKAEEKPAVVAVMKVEHQIEKSAEKDTSLKKQAVIRQIPELQLDLEKPKKEDVGSKQKAKDPKAEPKPGKSGSASLLHMPLTVGPWPGAIPPYGYMGQVPPLQIAAPINGTADSSCSLQPPAFLQSHPRPNRCATHCFIAKMISNYQKFARMNCFWTAGAGATPFYAAKPYNHNVVLSLDSSLSGNQMQGGFLSTNAGTLQDTKGAPVVVSSYTRKNASQEKILQANNTISETAQRKQLILQQMPQSGSASNIPHGPAFIFPINQPQLLQPAAVAAGAGRAGSAKSTTSSGAEVRTSVAISSSVGSNGAGGSATPMNLNFANMPTNDAQYVAFLQNNGYPFPIPSQYTGAPFRGNNNAQPMPFFYPSHLLHSQLRLHQQQQAESSPHVQQSNQNPSTLSVSTQKHSQQSTNGFPATTQMQDLLPQQARPKECIKGVDANLHLADASVQMGNAGSHGNNQPIYQQAQQKQNMKVELLPQAFTVPFASGGVVNAPPDLDFSMAENHAILQSLPETFRHGYYQMAAAVAAQATEHKKINHVSEDGKSLAMELRNTNINEADGKTVVASKGIQQSSLSVDVSSQPHKPIQPPASRLSDHSAGIMPASTSLTATTIAGNSHQQQHLIHLPKHQQQHLQMQHHLASSRSKPSNSGNNVGVHHDSLPAGSTISKNPHALTGFPQALIQGGNPIHWPQGKSSAGRGVDPGGAAPAPVVKNNFLQLQGRASQQSLPSQGHQTQISFGINGNKQGGQHLSGACGSPSSSSATVAVGSPSNSISKSAGGSPRASAHLKPSPQASAILLSQQTNVKQSTSSPSSKSNTSNPNMVSILGHHAQKLPAPSSTTKQQQPQQPKQQSSEAQLFFSNPNLQQVQCAQSNASAAQYYQKRPYEQSRQTQQQQQHNSGPSASGMLSLCATSALTLAGVPTASDPTKATMAVNSLAAAKNLKGLPPNSFLNAAQLAVAAQSASASPLSPISATFSYMSLPPFSVKPTAEQKPTAATDNLHSCWQPEKR, translated from the exons ATGGAGAGGCATCGTGAAGCGAGGAAAGGTACCATGGCGGCGGCGGCGACAAACGGAAGTGGCGGAGGGTCGTCAAGGAAGAGGCAGAggaacagcagcagcagcagcttcAGAGACTCGCCGG AAGAGGATGGGAGGATGGAGATTAGTGAGACATCTACGAGGCTGCGGGATCGAGGGACCAAGAAAGATCGAGATCGGGACAGATCCAGCCGGAGCAGGAGGAGAAGAGGGGAGAGGTTGCTTCATGGAAGCAATAGAGATGAAGGCGACGAGAGCTCTGAGGAGAGTATGGATCAGGATGACGagaatgaagatgaagaagacgtGTCGGTTCCCGCGCGGTTGCCGCCGTCTTCTCCTCCTATGCCAATTTCTGCGGCGGCTTCCTCGCCGCAAGAAAACCACCAGCACCAACAGCTGCCCCGGAAGAGCTTTCTGCCAAAGGCGGTGAAGTGGAAGGCAGACGAGATGATTGGCGTTCCGGTACCAAGAAAAGCTCGTTCAG CATCTACGAAAAGGGCGCATGAACCTCCAGTTACAGGAGGAGGTGGAGCTGGCGCTGGCGCTGGCGGCGGTGAGCATATCACTCGCCAGGCTTCCGGATCGCCTTCGAGGCTAAGTCCTGCTCCCACCGCCCAACTTTCTCCATCTTCTTCCAACGGTTCCCTTCGAAAAAAGATG AAGCCGACGAACGAAGCGAAACACTGGCCAAAGTTCTCCAAATCGGCATCTTTGTGCCAAGATGAAATCGAGATTGAGATCGCGGAGGTTTTGTTTGGAATGACAAGGCAATTCGACACTCTTGCAAAGCAAGATGGCCACAAAATggattctagggatatagatgGTGGATCAGGCACTGAAGCTAAATCGAGAGTTTCATCACCTAGTTCCCTGTCTCCGTCTCCGGCAGCATATGCATCTGCACTTCCTTCGTCCATTTCATGTTTTAATTCAGCCTCGTTGCCCACGATTG CTCCAAAGCAAAAAAGACCAAGACCCGTGAAGTTTGGCGAAGAAAGCCCCACGAGTCCAGTGGTTTTACATAATATCTCAAGTTTATCTGCACCTGCTCCCAAAGTGGGATATGAGAATCCGGAAGGTTTATCGCCAAGATCAGGAAGCAACAGTGCAACTCCTACTGTGAAAACTGGAGGTGCGCCTGTTGATATTTCGGTCTCTCAGGATGGGCTCTTCGACGGGCAACAGCAGGAATCGGCAAAGGCTGAGAAGAGCAAGATTCAAGATCTGCTTCCCTCGACAGGAGGGTCCATTAAAGGAGATAGGGTGGAAAATAGGGAAGAACTCGTTCTGTCACCAAGAGTAGACGTGGACGTCAGCCTGTGTGAAACTACCGCTAAAAAGAT CCCGCCCCAGAGAATCAAGGAGGAAAAATTTAAGTTCGATCTCATG GTTCTTCCTGGAAAGCTATCTCCAGAGGGGAATGACTTTAATGTCCTTGACTCGGACCATAAGCTACAGGGCCTGGATATTGAGATG GCACCTGAATTGAGCAAGGATAAGGCAGAGGAAAAGCCTGCAGTGGTTGCAGTGATGAAAGTTGAGCATCAGATTGAGAAGTCAGCCGAGAAAGATACTAGTTTGAAGAAGCAAGCAGTCATCAGGCAAATCCCGGAGCTTCAACTTGATCTGGAGAAGCCTAAGAAAGAGGATGTTGGATCTAAGCAGAAAGCTAAAGATCCTAAAGCAGAGCCTAAACCGGGGAAATCTG GATCAGCATCCTTGCTCCATATGCCATTGACAGTTGGACCTTGGCCAGGGGCGATTCCTCCTTACGG ATACATGGGTCAAGTTCCACCTTTGCAGATCGCGGCTCCGATAAATGGAACTGCAGATTCATCCTGTTCCCTGCAG CCACCTGCATTTCTACAATCTCATCCTCGTCCGAACCGCTGTGCTACACATTGCTTTATAGCAAAGATGATATCCAACTACCAGAAATTTGCAAGGATGAATTGTTTCTGGACTGCTGGAGCTGGAGCTACACCATTCTATGCGGCTAAGCCTTATAATCATAATGTGGTTCTATCTTTGGACAGTTCTCTTTCTGGAAATCAAATGCAGGGAGGTTTCCTTAGCACGAATGCAGGCACATTGCAAGACACTAAAGGGGCACCAGTAGTAGTTTCATCATACACACGTAAAAATGCATCACAGGAGAAGATCTTACAAGCCAATAATACAATCTCCGAAACTGCCCAGAGAAAGCAGCTTATTCTCCAACAAATGCCTCAGTCTGGATCTGCAAGTAATATTCCA CATGGTCCTGCATTCATATTCCCCATAAACCAACCACAGCTACTACAGCCTGCTGCTGTGGCAGCTGGTGCTGGTAGAGCTGGGTCAGCAAAATCAACTACTAGCTCTGGTGCAGAGGTGCGGACATCTGTTGCTATCAGTTCGTCTGTGGGTAGCAATGGAGCTGGTGGATCAGCAACTCCGATGAACCTGAATTTTGCAAATATGCCTACAAATGATGCTCAGTACGTGGCTTTTCTGCAAAACAATGGATATCCATTTCCTATTCCTTCCCAATATACAGGGGCTCCATTTAGAGGAAATAATAATGCTCAACCAATGCCCTTTTTTTACCCTTCTCACTTGCTTCACTCACAACTACGGCTACATCAACAGCAACAAGCAGAATCATCGCCTCATGTTCAACAAAGCAACCAGAATCCAAGCACTTTGAGCGTGTCCACACAGAAGCATTCACAGCAAAGCACTAATGGGTTCCCAGCTACTACTCAGATGCAAGATCTCCTGCCCCAGCAAGCTCGTCCTAAAGAGTGCATCAAGGGTGTGGATGCAAATCTCCACCTTGCAGATG CTTCTGTTCAAATGGGCAATGCTGGGAGTCATGGGAATAATCAGCCGATCTATCAGCAGGCACAACAGAAGCAGAACATGAAGGTAGAATTGTTACCTCAAGCTTTTACAGTACCGTTTGCATCGGGTGGCGTTGTAAATGCACCACCAGATCTTGACTTCTCCATGGCAGAAAATCATGCCATTTTGCAAAGCCTTCCTGAAACTTTTAGGCATGGTTACTACCAGATGGCAGCAGCTGTTGCAGCTCAAGCTACTGAGCACAAGAAGATCAACCATGTATCTGAAGATGGGAAGTCTCTAGCTATGGAGTTGAGGAATACAAATATAAATGAAGCGGATGGAAAGACTGTAGTGGCTAGCAAGGGTATTCAGCAATCCTCTCTTTCAGTTGATGTGTCTTCCCAACCACATAAGCCCATTCAACCTCCAGCAAGTAGATTGTCTGACCATTCTGCAGGCATCATGCCAGCTAGTACTTCTCTCACAGCTACAACCATTGCTGGTAATTCCCATCAACagcaacatctaattcatcttcCAAAGCACCAGCAGCAACATCTGCAGATGCAGCACCATCTTGCATCCTCTCGCTCGAAGCCCTCAAACTCAGGCAACAATGTTGGGGTCCACCATGATAGTCTGCCTGCAGGTTCTACAATTTCTAAGAACCCACATGCTCTAACTGGGTTTCCTCAAGCTCTTATACAAGGTGGCAATCCGATCCATTGGCCTCAGGGCAAGTCGTCTGCTGGAAGAGGTGTAGATCCTGGTGGAGCAGCACCTGCTCCCGTGGTTAAGAACAACTTCCTCCAACTGCAAGGCAGAGCATCCCAACAGTCTCTTCCCTCCCAAGGCCACCAAACTCAGATATCCTTTGGCATTAATGGAAATAAGCAGGGAGGTCAACACCTTTCTGGGGCTTGTGGCAGTCCATCGTCATCTTCTGCCACAGTGGCTGTTGGATCCCCCTCGAATTCAATCTCAAAGAGCGCTGGTGGCAGCCCTAGAGCATCTGCACACTTAAAACCTAGTCCTCAAGCTTCTGCAATTTTGCTTAGTCAACAAACAAATGTAAAGCAATCAACATCAAGCCCTAGCTCAAAGTCAAACACGAGTAACCCAAACATGGTATCCATTCTAGGGCATCATGCTCAGAAACTTCCTGCCCCCAGCTCGACCACTAAACAGCAACAGCCTCAGCAACCAAAACAACAATCTTCTGAGGCTCAGCTCTTCTTTTCTAATCCTAATTTGCAGCAAGTTCAATGTGCTCAATCCAATGCTTCTGCAGCTCAATATTATCAGAAGAGGCCATATGAACAATCAAGACAAActcaacaacagcagcaacacaACTCAGGTCCATCTGCTTCCGGTATGCTTTCCCTTTGTGCCACATCAGCACTTACATTGGCTGGTGTTCCGACCGCATCGGATCCAACAAAAGCCACCATGGCAGTGAACTCTCTTGCTGCAGCTAAAAATTTGAAGGGTTTGCCACCAAATAGCTTTCTTAATGCTGCTCAGCTAGCTGTAGCAGCTCAGTCTGCCTCAGCCTCTCCTCTATCTCCAATTTCTGCTACGTTCTCATATATGTCTCTGCCACCATTTTCCGTGAAGCCCACAGCTGAGCAGAAGCCTACAGCTG CAACTGACAATTTGCATAGCTGCTGGCAACCTGAGAAGAGGTAA